CGATCTGCCCGGCCGGCAGGCAAAGGGAGCCGGACCAGGCGGAGATCGGCTCGTCGCTGATGCGGATGACCTTGACCTCCATCCCGGGCCAGGGGCGGCCTACGCACACGCCGCGCCCCTGCGCGGTCAGCCCCGCCGTCTCTCCGAGGACCTCCGCAGCCGTGATGCAGGCCACGGGCAGAGCTTCCGTGGCCCCGTACGGGGTGTGGATATCCGCTCCCGGCGAGAGCATGCGCGCCAGACGCTCCAGGACCTTGGCCGGCACCGGAGCTCCGGCGGAAAGGACGCGCTTGAGGCTGGGCAGGCAGACCCCGTGCCGCTCGCCGTAGCGTCCCACCGCGTCGAGCAAGGCCGGCGAGCCGAAGAGCTGGACCGCGCCGTGCTTCTGGATGGGCAGGACGATCTCCAGGGGATCGACCTTGGCCGGCCGGGTGGGGTCCATGCGCGGGATGATGGCGCTCTGCCCCAGCGCCACGTCGAAGAGCGCGAAGAGCGGGAAGGTGGCCACCGAGAAGCCTCCGGGCTCGATTCCGAAGTGCGACTGGAGCATGGCCGCCTGGTGCGCGAATATGCCGTGCGTGTAGACCGCGCCCTTGGGCGCCCCCGTGCTGCCCGAGGTGAACAGGATCGCCGCCGTGCCGTTCTCTTGAAATTCGGCGCCGAAGGCGCCGAATCCGCGAGCCCCCCCACGGGGGGGGAGCGCTCCGTCGGGGGACAATGCCGTCTTTATAGTTCTCTTCCCCCAGCCTCCGATCAGCCTCGCCGCATGCGCCTTCGCCGACCCGATGAACGCCTCCGGCGCCGCCTCGTCCAGGCAGCGCCCCATGTTGCGCCAGCCGATCCCCGGGTCCACGAGCACCGGCACCGCGCCGCAGCGGAAGAGAGCGAAGGCGAGCGAGACGAACTCGATGCCGGGCGGGACCAGCAGGGCTGCGCGCACTCCCGGCCCCACGCCGCGCCCCGTCAGGCCCTCGGCCAGCCTGGAGCATCGCTCGTCGAGCTCCCGGAAGGTGACGCTCCGGCCGCCGCAGAGCACGGCGGGACGCTCCGGCACCGCGGCCGCGGCCGCCGTGAGCAGCTCGGATACGCTTTGGAGCCTTACCGACGTCGTCATATCACGCTTTGAGGGGATGCCTCGCCAGGAAATCCTTCACCAGCGGGATGATCTGCTCGCCGGCGTCCTCCAGGACGTAGTGCCCGGCGTCGCGGAAGCTGTGCACTTCGGCCTTGGGGAAGCGGCGCACCCATTCCGCGAGGAAATGCCGGTCGAACACGAAATCCTTCTCCCCCCAGCAGATGAGCATGGGATGGTCCTGGAAGCGCGCCAGGCTCCCGGCGGTCTGCGCCACCAGGCCGTAGGACCGGTCCGCCGGCCCCAGCGGTATGTCCTGCACGAAGCGGTGGACCGCGATGCGATTCGCCCAGGAATCGTAGGGCTCCAGATAGATGCGCCTGAGCTCCCGGCTCATGGGCTTGCGCGTGCAGCACATGCGCGCAGCGGCCACGGCGAAGGCGTTGGCCCCGCGCACGAGCAGCGCGCCCAGGGGGCTGCGGCAGACCCTCAGGAGCCAGGGGAAGCGCTTGCCGGCAGGCAGAGGGAAAGCCGCGGTGTTGAGGATGACCAGCCGGTGGACGCGCTCGGGATGGCGGCAGGCGTAGGCCATGCCGATCATCCCCCCCCAATCGTGCACGACCAAGGTGATGCGGTCCTTGACGCCGATGGAATCCAGCAGCGACTCCAGGTCGTCCACGCGGCTCTTCAGGGAGTAATCGTAGTCTGCGTCGCCGGGCTTGCTGGAGAGCCCGCAGCCGATGTGGTCGGGGACGATGACCCGGAAGGAATCGCTCAAGGCCTTGGCCAGATCCCGGTAGTAGACGGCCCAGCTCGGGTTGCCGTGCACCATGACCACCGGGTCGCCCGAGCCGGCGTCGAGGTAATGCTGGCGCAGAGCGCCGCGGTCGAGGAAACGGCTCTCGAAAGGCAGGGCCGGATGCTTCACCACTCCCACCCCAGCATGAGGCAGTTGAGCCCGCTGCCGATCCCCAGGAAAGCCACCTTGT
The nucleotide sequence above comes from Elusimicrobiota bacterium. Encoded proteins:
- a CDS encoding fatty acid CoA ligase family protein, which produces MTTSVRLQSVSELLTAAAAAVPERPAVLCGGRSVTFRELDERCSRLAEGLTGRGVGPGVRAALLVPPGIEFVSLAFALFRCGAVPVLVDPGIGWRNMGRCLDEAAPEAFIGSAKAHAARLIGGWGKRTIKTALSPDGALPPRGGARGFGAFGAEFQENGTAAILFTSGSTGAPKGAVYTHGIFAHQAAMLQSHFGIEPGGFSVATFPLFALFDVALGQSAIIPRMDPTRPAKVDPLEIVLPIQKHGAVQLFGSPALLDAVGRYGERHGVCLPSLKRVLSAGAPVPAKVLERLARMLSPGADIHTPYGATEALPVACITAAEVLGETAGLTAQGRGVCVGRPWPGMEVKVIRISDEPISAWSGSLCLPAGQIGEIVVKGPVVTREYFRRPEATALAKIPDGDSLRHRMGDLGYLDEAGRLWFCGRKSHRVGSPPEALFTIPCEGVFNQHPQVRRSALVGVAAAAGQTPVLCVELEPGADRDLVRRELLETAQRFAHTRSIRTVLFHPGFPVDVRHNAKIFREKLAVWAKRRIT
- a CDS encoding alpha/beta fold hydrolase, translating into MKHPALPFESRFLDRGALRQHYLDAGSGDPVVMVHGNPSWAVYYRDLAKALSDSFRVIVPDHIGCGLSSKPGDADYDYSLKSRVDDLESLLDSIGVKDRITLVVHDWGGMIGMAYACRHPERVHRLVILNTAAFPLPAGKRFPWLLRVCRSPLGALLVRGANAFAVAAARMCCTRKPMSRELRRIYLEPYDSWANRIAVHRFVQDIPLGPADRSYGLVAQTAGSLARFQDHPMLICWGEKDFVFDRHFLAEWVRRFPKAEVHSFRDAGHYVLEDAGEQIIPLVKDFLARHPLKA